In Acidobacteriota bacterium, one genomic interval encodes:
- a CDS encoding acyl-CoA dehydrogenase: protein MNFDLTDEQVQARRTARDFAEKEIRPNVRTMDEAGKFPRDLFRKMGEMGFLGVYFPPEYDGAGLSLVEYAIIVEEISRVDGSIGLGVAAHNSLCSNHIYLFGNEAQKQKYLKPLARGDFIGAWSLTEPTAGSDAGGTRTRAVRDGDHFVINGSKTFTTHGATGDVCVIFAVTDPTKGKHGISAFAIEKGTPGFRPGKIEDKLGMRASETAEVLMQDCRVHRGQMLGSEGEGFVNALQILDGGRIGIAALGLGMAQGAYETAVAYAKQREQFGKPIASFQAIQNMIADMAMDVEASRWLTYRCAWMKQQGMSVTRASAMAKLRASETAVRTADRAVQILGGYGYTKDFPAEKFYRDAKLCTIGEGTSEIQRLVIARQVLGTS from the coding sequence TTGAACTTCGATCTGACCGACGAACAGGTTCAGGCAAGGCGGACCGCGCGGGACTTCGCGGAGAAGGAGATTCGCCCGAACGTCCGGACGATGGACGAGGCGGGGAAGTTCCCGAGGGATCTCTTCCGGAAGATGGGGGAGATGGGGTTCCTCGGCGTCTACTTCCCCCCCGAGTACGACGGCGCCGGCCTCTCGCTGGTCGAGTACGCGATCATCGTCGAGGAGATCTCTCGGGTGGACGGGTCCATCGGCCTCGGCGTCGCGGCGCACAACTCCCTCTGCTCGAACCACATCTACCTCTTCGGGAACGAGGCCCAGAAGCAGAAGTACCTCAAGCCCCTCGCCCGCGGCGACTTCATCGGCGCGTGGTCTCTCACCGAGCCGACCGCCGGCTCCGACGCCGGCGGCACGCGCACGCGCGCGGTGCGGGACGGCGATCACTTCGTCATCAACGGATCGAAGACCTTCACGACGCACGGGGCGACGGGGGACGTCTGCGTGATCTTCGCCGTCACCGATCCGACGAAGGGGAAGCACGGCATCTCCGCCTTCGCGATCGAGAAGGGGACGCCGGGATTCCGCCCCGGCAAGATCGAGGACAAGCTCGGGATGCGCGCGAGCGAGACCGCCGAGGTCCTGATGCAGGACTGCCGCGTGCACCGCGGCCAGATGCTCGGGAGCGAGGGGGAGGGGTTCGTCAACGCCCTCCAGATCCTCGACGGCGGCCGGATCGGCATCGCCGCCCTCGGCCTCGGGATGGCGCAGGGGGCGTACGAGACGGCGGTCGCCTACGCGAAGCAGCGCGAGCAGTTCGGCAAGCCCATCGCCTCGTTCCAGGCGATCCAGAACATGATCGCGGACATGGCGATGGACGTGGAGGCCTCGCGATGGCTCACGTACCGCTGCGCCTGGATGAAGCAGCAGGGGATGTCGGTGACGCGCGCGTCGGCGATGGCGAAGCTCCGCGCCAGCGAGACCGCGGTGCGCACGGCGGACCGGGCCGTGCAGATCCTCGGCGGCTACGGCTACACGAAGGACTTCCCCGCCGAGAAGTTCTACCGCGACGCGAAGCTCTGCACGATCGGCGAGGGGACGTCGGAGATCCAGCGCCTCGTCATCGCGCGGCAGGTCCTGGGGACGTCTTGA
- a CDS encoding protein BatD: MKRVPLTLAFAPLFLLLVMAASAQGAAPEVTVRAAADADRIGDRDDLSLTIEIRGASLPPVAEPTLSGLADFSIANGPSTSTSTSMVWDGGGAKVTTVKRYAWTLLPKRKGTLTIPSFAVVVGGTPFRTEEIKVEVESGSQKRAAPQPQAGPFNLGPFGPRPQRKAAAPAGDIFVEATVDRKEAFVGEQILLTYKLYTQTELAALPQPRQLPSYTGFWVEEIPIDPRTTIKRTVVRGKEYLELTLMKKALFPTKSGDLSLDETAFEILVRADGGDPFDSFFNPARPIYRRTDSMIVKVKPLPEAGRPDSFRGAVGRFSLTAATDRKEAQVNDAVGLTVKVEGDGNVRPIGEPVLPDLPDYRRYDPKVEEKSDIQGDRVKGSRTWSYVLVPLSAGEKAIPAVRFSYFDPSAGAYKEISAPPIPIKIARGSGSSGGADPPGGVRRDVVAVGRDIRYIKPESAYEGGSGLAASAWLSALLALPVAGNVAVYAHLRRRERFAANVGLFRGRRASRVARSRLKSARALMASGTEEAFFAEMDRAVTGYVADKFNVAAAGLTRERMLEMLEERGVPEDLRRRSIACLERCDFGRFAARQAARDQVASLMAQGEEVLTSLERFLA; encoded by the coding sequence ATGAAGCGCGTCCCCCTGACTCTCGCCTTCGCGCCCCTGTTCCTGCTCCTGGTGATGGCCGCTTCCGCGCAGGGGGCCGCGCCGGAGGTGACGGTGCGCGCGGCGGCCGACGCCGATCGGATCGGGGATCGCGACGACCTCTCCCTCACGATCGAGATCCGCGGCGCGAGCCTCCCTCCCGTCGCCGAGCCTACGCTTTCGGGGCTGGCCGACTTCTCGATCGCCAACGGCCCGAGCACCTCCACCTCGACGTCGATGGTGTGGGACGGGGGGGGCGCGAAGGTCACGACGGTAAAGCGCTACGCGTGGACGCTCCTGCCGAAGCGGAAAGGGACGCTGACGATTCCGTCGTTCGCGGTCGTCGTCGGCGGCACGCCCTTCCGCACCGAGGAGATCAAGGTGGAGGTCGAGTCGGGGAGCCAGAAGCGGGCGGCGCCGCAGCCCCAGGCGGGGCCCTTCAACCTGGGGCCGTTCGGCCCGCGCCCGCAGCGCAAGGCGGCCGCTCCGGCGGGGGACATCTTCGTCGAGGCGACGGTCGACCGGAAGGAGGCCTTCGTCGGCGAGCAGATCCTCCTCACCTACAAGCTCTACACGCAGACGGAGCTCGCCGCCCTCCCGCAGCCGCGCCAGCTCCCGTCGTACACCGGCTTCTGGGTCGAGGAGATCCCGATCGATCCCCGAACGACGATCAAGCGCACCGTCGTCCGGGGGAAGGAGTACCTCGAGCTCACCCTCATGAAGAAGGCCCTCTTCCCCACGAAGAGCGGCGACCTCTCCCTGGACGAGACGGCCTTCGAGATCCTCGTGCGGGCCGACGGCGGCGATCCCTTCGACTCGTTCTTCAACCCCGCCCGGCCGATCTACCGGCGCACCGATTCGATGATCGTCAAGGTGAAGCCCCTCCCGGAGGCGGGGCGACCCGACTCTTTCCGCGGGGCGGTGGGCCGGTTCTCCCTCACCGCCGCGACCGACAGGAAAGAGGCGCAGGTGAACGACGCGGTGGGGCTGACGGTGAAGGTCGAGGGGGACGGGAACGTGAGGCCCATCGGCGAGCCGGTCCTCCCGGACCTCCCCGACTACCGCCGCTACGATCCGAAGGTCGAGGAGAAGAGCGACATCCAGGGCGATCGCGTGAAGGGATCGCGCACGTGGAGCTACGTGCTCGTCCCCCTTTCGGCCGGGGAGAAGGCGATCCCCGCCGTGAGGTTCTCGTACTTCGACCCGTCGGCCGGCGCCTACAAGGAGATCTCGGCGCCGCCGATCCCCATCAAGATCGCGCGCGGCAGCGGCTCGAGCGGCGGGGCCGACCCGCCGGGAGGTGTCAGGCGCGACGTCGTGGCCGTCGGCCGCGACATCCGCTACATCAAGCCGGAGTCGGCTTACGAGGGAGGGAGCGGCCTCGCCGCGAGCGCGTGGCTCTCCGCGCTGCTCGCCCTCCCCGTCGCCGGCAACGTCGCCGTCTACGCCCACCTGCGCCGCCGAGAGCGCTTCGCCGCGAACGTCGGGCTCTTCCGCGGGCGCCGGGCCTCGCGGGTCGCGCGATCGCGGCTCAAGAGCGCGCGCGCGCTGATGGCCTCGGGGACGGAGGAGGCCTTTTTCGCCGAGATGGACCGCGCCGTCACCGGCTACGTCGCCGACAAGTTCAACGTCGCGGCGGCGGGGCTCACGCGGGAGCGGATGCTCGAGATGCTCGAGGAGCGCGGCGTCCCGGAGGATCTGCGCCGGCGATCGATCGCCTGCCTGGAGCGGTGCGACTTCGGGCGCTTCGCCGCGCGGCAGGCCGCGCGCGATCAGGTGGCGTCGCTCATGGCCCAGGGGGAAGAGGTCCTGACGAGCCTGGAGCGGTTTCTTGCGTAA
- a CDS encoding PQQ-dependent sugar dehydrogenase produces the protein MDFRRWTLATTALLALQIAAAAAAIDLQPVVTGLSRPVFVTSARDGTGRLFIVEQDGLVKVVQPGSATPTVFVDLSDRVETSGGEQGLLGLAFHPDFAVNGLLFVNYTRKGDGRTIVESHRVSPSDPNVGRRKSHRVISIPQPASNHNGGMLAFGPDGFLYVGMGDGGFANDPGARAQDLHTLLGKMLRIDVDRHSGSKAYGIPGDNPFVAIRGAHEIWAFGLRNPWRWSFDRVTGDLWAGDVGQDSREEIDLVTRGGNYGWRVMEGDECTGIEPARCGDPSFIAPVETYDHAGGRCAVTGGYAYRGTAGTFTDGAYLFGDFCTGEIFLLEGGPRQLVLDTALNISSFGEDENGEILVVDYGGTIYRLVDVP, from the coding sequence ATGGACTTCCGGCGGTGGACACTCGCGACGACGGCGCTCCTCGCGCTCCAGATCGCAGCGGCCGCCGCGGCAATCGACCTGCAGCCGGTCGTCACCGGCCTCTCGCGGCCGGTCTTCGTCACCAGCGCGCGCGACGGGACGGGGCGCCTCTTCATCGTGGAGCAGGACGGCCTCGTCAAGGTGGTCCAGCCCGGATCGGCCACGCCGACCGTCTTCGTCGATCTGTCGGATCGCGTCGAGACGTCGGGGGGCGAGCAGGGGTTGCTCGGCCTCGCCTTTCATCCCGATTTCGCCGTGAACGGCCTCCTCTTCGTGAACTACACGCGCAAGGGAGACGGCCGGACGATCGTCGAATCCCATCGAGTCTCCCCGTCCGATCCGAACGTCGGCCGGCGCAAGTCGCACCGCGTCATCTCGATCCCACAGCCCGCGTCGAACCACAACGGCGGGATGCTCGCGTTCGGACCGGACGGATTCCTGTACGTCGGGATGGGTGACGGCGGATTCGCGAACGATCCCGGCGCCCGGGCCCAGGATCTCCACACGCTTCTCGGGAAGATGCTCCGGATCGACGTCGACCGTCATTCCGGGAGCAAGGCGTACGGGATCCCCGGCGACAATCCCTTCGTCGCGATCCGGGGAGCGCACGAGATCTGGGCATTCGGCCTCAGGAACCCCTGGCGCTGGTCCTTCGACAGGGTCACGGGCGATCTGTGGGCCGGCGACGTCGGCCAGGATTCGAGGGAGGAGATAGACCTCGTCACGCGCGGCGGCAACTACGGCTGGCGCGTGATGGAGGGGGACGAGTGCACCGGCATCGAGCCGGCGCGCTGCGGCGATCCGAGCTTCATCGCCCCCGTCGAGACGTACGATCACGCAGGCGGGCGCTGCGCGGTCACCGGCGGGTACGCGTACCGGGGCACGGCGGGAACCTTCACCGACGGGGCGTACCTGTTCGGCGACTTCTGCACCGGGGAGATCTTCCTCCTCGAGGGCGGCCCGCGGCAGCTCGTCCTCGACACCGCGCTCAACATTTCGTCGTTCGGCGAGGACGAGAACGGCGAGATCCTCGTGGTCGATTACGGCGGGACGATCTACCGGCTGGTCGACGTTCCCTGA
- a CDS encoding energy transducer TonB → MIQRLSVPLSSALHVGALGLFLLASCLAVGTIQAPIDVDPLRIFIPHAPLVVAPPPKGSAAAAVTERRKDPPKAKLPEMIQPQVVPELPQPPAVDAIESEDRGVEAGENGGVQGGTPGGTPGGDVNGVLDGSLLGSRDGIPGGIEPAPPPDDPPARLTGDIRPPSLVRRVDPAYPELARISRMEGRVVLEIVVGRDGNVEAVTVLKSSAVFDEAAMVAVRKWRYEPALQNGRAVKVFVTVVVDFKLR, encoded by the coding sequence ATGATCCAGAGGCTCTCCGTCCCGCTCTCCTCGGCGCTGCACGTCGGCGCTCTCGGCCTTTTCCTCCTCGCCTCGTGCCTCGCGGTGGGGACGATTCAGGCTCCGATCGACGTCGACCCCCTCCGAATCTTCATCCCGCACGCGCCGCTCGTCGTCGCCCCGCCTCCGAAGGGGAGCGCCGCCGCGGCCGTCACCGAGCGCCGGAAGGACCCCCCGAAGGCGAAGCTCCCTGAGATGATCCAGCCTCAGGTCGTCCCCGAGCTTCCTCAGCCGCCCGCGGTCGACGCGATCGAGTCGGAGGATCGAGGAGTCGAGGCGGGGGAGAACGGCGGGGTCCAAGGCGGAACACCCGGAGGCACGCCGGGGGGTGACGTGAACGGCGTCCTCGATGGATCGCTCCTCGGCTCCCGCGACGGCATTCCCGGCGGAATCGAGCCGGCTCCGCCCCCGGACGACCCGCCGGCACGGCTCACCGGAGACATCCGGCCGCCGTCGCTCGTCCGCCGGGTCGATCCCGCCTACCCGGAGCTCGCGCGCATCTCGCGGATGGAAGGACGCGTCGTCCTCGAGATCGTCGTCGGGCGCGACGGAAACGTCGAGGCGGTCACGGTGCTGAAGAGCTCGGCCGTCTTCGACGAGGCGGCGATGGTCGCGGTCAGGAAGTGGCGCTACGAGCCGGCGCTCCAGAACGGCCGGGCCGTGAAAGTCTTCGTGACGGTGGTGGTCGACTTCAAGCTGAGGTGA
- a CDS encoding tetratricopeptide repeat protein produces MRFAEAGILWGLTLVPFLGLLLVWSILARRRRLLSLADARILDRIVTTVPLERRFVKAALATAAAAFMVLALARPQWGMTVEPMSRRGVDVVLAVDVSLSMLAEDLRPSRLAKAQSEAARLADLLPGDRIGVVAFSGSAATLCPMTLDHAASRMFLDAMDPGILSFPGTSLGLAMKQIAETLKSKERRYKAAVVFSDGEDHAGEVDAAIAEAAEQGIIVHTVGVGTAAGGPIPLRDDRGAVTGYKQDRQGKVVTTRLEEQGLAAVAEKTGGLYLQATPGEGEIEKIAEAISGMDKREMQQRLLTRYEERFQIPLAVAIALLVLEALIPDRVKPRSGSESRPAAGGAGRAVVAALLLFGAAIVPALAASAPALVDEANRLFKEGKYDDALKLYTQAQLSKPDSPEIQLGIGNVFYRKGEFDKAREAYQRAFAARDGKLSQSARFNSGTASLAEQKYKEAIEDYKEALRANPQDAEARKNLELALMKLQKQQPPPQQDQQKKDDKKQDGKQQKQPQEPKDGDQKKDQKPQAGATEERPSTPTERKDRQEAERILDALKGADKPKAEGTKQRRPDRPPEKDW; encoded by the coding sequence ATGCGCTTCGCGGAGGCCGGGATCCTCTGGGGGCTCACGCTGGTCCCCTTCCTCGGGCTCCTGCTCGTCTGGTCGATCCTGGCGCGCCGCCGGCGGCTCCTCTCGCTGGCCGACGCGCGGATCCTCGATCGAATTGTCACCACCGTGCCGCTGGAGCGGCGGTTCGTGAAGGCCGCGCTGGCGACGGCGGCGGCCGCGTTCATGGTCCTCGCCCTCGCGCGCCCGCAGTGGGGGATGACGGTCGAGCCGATGTCGAGGCGGGGGGTGGACGTCGTCCTCGCGGTGGACGTGTCTCTCAGCATGCTCGCCGAGGACCTGCGCCCGTCGCGCCTCGCGAAGGCGCAGAGCGAGGCGGCGCGCCTCGCCGATCTCCTCCCGGGGGATCGGATTGGCGTCGTCGCCTTCTCGGGTTCGGCGGCGACGCTGTGCCCGATGACGCTCGATCACGCGGCGTCGCGGATGTTCCTCGACGCGATGGACCCCGGGATCCTGAGCTTTCCTGGGACCTCCCTCGGCCTCGCGATGAAGCAGATCGCCGAGACGCTCAAGAGCAAGGAGAGGCGGTACAAGGCGGCGGTCGTCTTCAGCGACGGGGAGGACCACGCGGGGGAGGTCGACGCCGCGATCGCCGAGGCGGCGGAGCAGGGGATCATCGTCCATACTGTCGGCGTCGGCACGGCCGCCGGCGGGCCCATCCCGCTCAGAGACGATCGCGGCGCCGTCACCGGCTACAAGCAGGATCGGCAGGGGAAGGTCGTCACGACGCGCCTCGAGGAGCAGGGGCTCGCCGCCGTCGCCGAGAAGACCGGCGGCCTCTACCTCCAGGCGACCCCGGGCGAGGGGGAGATCGAGAAGATCGCGGAGGCGATCTCGGGAATGGACAAGCGGGAGATGCAGCAGCGCCTCCTCACGCGGTACGAGGAGCGATTCCAGATCCCACTGGCCGTGGCGATCGCCCTCCTCGTCCTCGAGGCGCTCATCCCCGATCGCGTGAAACCGCGAAGCGGGTCGGAGAGCCGCCCGGCGGCGGGGGGCGCGGGGCGGGCCGTCGTCGCGGCCCTTCTTCTTTTCGGCGCGGCGATCGTTCCCGCGTTGGCCGCGTCGGCGCCGGCGCTGGTCGACGAGGCGAACCGCCTCTTCAAGGAGGGGAAGTACGACGACGCGCTGAAGCTTTACACCCAGGCCCAGCTCTCGAAGCCCGACTCCCCGGAGATCCAGCTCGGCATCGGCAACGTCTTCTACCGCAAGGGGGAGTTCGACAAGGCGCGCGAGGCGTACCAGCGGGCCTTCGCCGCCCGCGACGGGAAGCTCTCCCAGAGCGCGCGCTTCAACTCGGGGACCGCGAGCCTCGCCGAGCAGAAGTACAAGGAGGCGATCGAGGACTACAAGGAGGCCCTCCGCGCGAACCCTCAGGACGCGGAGGCGCGGAAGAACCTCGAGCTGGCGCTCATGAAGTTGCAGAAGCAGCAGCCCCCGCCGCAGCAGGATCAGCAGAAGAAGGACGACAAGAAGCAGGACGGCAAGCAGCAGAAACAGCCGCAGGAGCCGAAGGACGGGGATCAGAAGAAGGATCAGAAGCCGCAGGCCGGCGCCACCGAGGAGCGGCCGAGCACTCCCACCGAGCGCAAGGATCGCCAGGAGGCCGAGCGGATCCTCGACGCCCTCAAGGGGGCCGACAAGCCCAAGGCCGAGGGGACGAAGCAGCGCCGCCCCGACAGGCCTCCCGAGAAGGACTGGTAG
- the mce gene encoding methylmalonyl-CoA epimerase, which translates to MKIHHIGIAVRSLRESVPFYRDALGLAVASTEEVPSEGVRVAFLPAGEARLELLEALRPDSPIAKFVAKNGEGIHHVCFQVDDVEKSLAVLRAGGAEIIEPAIRVGAGGHRIAFVHPRSTHGLLVELKEVKEGGSR; encoded by the coding sequence GTGAAGATTCACCACATCGGGATCGCCGTGAGGTCCCTGAGGGAGAGCGTCCCCTTCTACCGCGACGCCCTCGGCCTCGCGGTCGCCTCGACCGAAGAGGTGCCGTCGGAGGGGGTGAGGGTCGCCTTCCTCCCCGCGGGCGAAGCGCGGCTCGAGCTCCTCGAGGCGCTGAGGCCCGACTCGCCCATCGCGAAGTTCGTCGCGAAAAACGGGGAGGGGATCCACCACGTCTGCTTCCAGGTCGACGACGTCGAGAAGTCCCTCGCCGTCCTGCGCGCCGGCGGCGCCGAGATCATCGAGCCCGCGATCCGCGTCGGCGCGGGAGGGCATCGCATCGCCTTCGTCCACCCGCGGTCCACGCACGGACTCCTCGTCGAGCTGAAGGAAGTGAAGGAAGGGGGGTCGCGATGA
- the meaB gene encoding methylmalonyl Co-A mutase-associated GTPase MeaB, translating into MTDRSPHALAGALLAGDVGAIARAISLLEDGSPGAHEILKAAHAKSGRAQLVGVTGAPGAGKSTLVDALAAAYRKAGRRVGIIAVDPTSAFSGGAVLGDRIRMQRHSADPDVFIRSMATRGHFGGLARATSDAADVLDAAGYDVVLIETVGVGQDEVEIVRAADCVLVVLVPGLGDDVQAIKAGLLEIADVYVLNKADREGVDRLESEISMMLSLAADGAKRRPPIVRTVATEGTGVEPLVGAIQSAREAAESSGTAAERRRERSRFRLVELVRERILSWAVADAAGAGALDAAAEAVYRREIDPYEAADRILGAFAARRGKGAP; encoded by the coding sequence TTGACGGATCGATCCCCTCACGCTCTCGCGGGCGCGCTCCTCGCGGGCGACGTCGGGGCGATCGCGAGGGCGATCAGCCTCCTCGAGGACGGGTCGCCCGGCGCGCACGAGATCCTCAAGGCTGCGCACGCGAAGTCGGGGCGCGCCCAGCTCGTCGGCGTGACCGGGGCCCCCGGCGCCGGCAAGAGCACCCTCGTCGATGCCCTCGCGGCCGCTTACCGGAAGGCCGGCCGCCGCGTGGGGATCATCGCCGTGGATCCGACCAGCGCCTTCTCAGGGGGGGCCGTCCTCGGCGACCGGATCCGCATGCAGCGGCACAGCGCGGACCCCGACGTCTTCATCCGCAGCATGGCGACGCGGGGCCACTTCGGCGGCCTGGCGCGCGCGACGAGCGACGCCGCCGACGTCCTGGACGCCGCCGGGTACGACGTCGTCCTCATCGAGACGGTCGGGGTCGGCCAGGACGAGGTCGAGATCGTGCGGGCCGCCGACTGCGTGCTGGTGGTGCTCGTCCCCGGCCTCGGCGACGACGTCCAGGCGATCAAGGCGGGGCTCCTCGAGATCGCCGACGTCTACGTCCTGAACAAGGCCGACCGCGAGGGGGTCGATCGACTCGAGTCCGAGATCTCGATGATGCTCTCCCTCGCGGCCGACGGGGCGAAGAGGCGGCCGCCGATCGTGAGGACGGTCGCCACCGAGGGGACCGGGGTCGAGCCCCTCGTGGGCGCGATCCAGTCGGCCCGCGAGGCGGCCGAGTCGTCCGGGACGGCCGCCGAGCGGCGGCGCGAGCGGAGCCGGTTCCGGCTCGTCGAGCTGGTGAGGGAGCGCATCCTCTCGTGGGCGGTGGCCGACGCCGCGGGCGCGGGGGCCCTCGACGCGGCGGCGGAGGCCGTCTACCGGCGCGAGATCGATCCGTACGAGGCGGCCGACCGGATCCTCGGCGCGTTCGCCGCCCGGAGGGGGAAGGGGGCGCCGTGA
- a CDS encoding VWA domain-containing protein has translation MDFRFADPWLLLAAAAIPIVVYLKFRHERSRRASLRFSSLGMLGSSGTTVWSHLRHLPAALRVAALILLALAFARPQAGHTEDEMLTRGIDIMITLDNSTSMAAEDLRPRNRLAVAKEAVAAFIEGRKNDRMGLVVFAGRGYTACPLTLDTEVLLGLLSNVDLASRDEGTAIGIGLSLSLNRLRGSDAQSKVVVLLTDGRNNRGEIDPSTAAALAKTLGIRVYTIGVGTRGEAPYPVEDPILGKRYVYLRADLDDASLTSIAEATGGKYFRATDRDSLVEIFKSIDSLEKSDIKVRHYARWNELFPWLLWPAVGLVALELTLAGTKLRRLP, from the coding sequence ATCGACTTCCGCTTCGCCGATCCCTGGCTCCTCCTCGCCGCCGCGGCGATCCCGATCGTCGTCTACCTCAAATTCCGGCACGAGCGGTCGCGGCGGGCGAGCCTCAGGTTCTCCAGCCTCGGCATGCTCGGCTCCTCGGGGACGACGGTCTGGTCGCACCTGAGGCACCTCCCGGCGGCCCTCCGCGTGGCGGCGCTGATCCTCCTCGCCCTCGCCTTCGCCCGCCCGCAGGCGGGGCACACCGAGGACGAGATGCTCACCCGCGGCATCGACATCATGATCACGCTCGACAACTCGACGAGCATGGCGGCCGAGGACCTCCGCCCTCGAAACCGCCTCGCCGTCGCGAAGGAGGCGGTGGCCGCCTTCATCGAGGGGCGCAAGAACGATCGGATGGGGCTCGTCGTCTTCGCCGGGCGCGGCTACACCGCCTGCCCCCTCACGCTCGACACGGAGGTGCTCCTCGGCCTCCTCTCGAACGTCGATCTCGCGAGCCGCGACGAGGGGACGGCGATCGGCATCGGGCTGTCGCTCTCCCTCAACCGCCTCCGGGGGAGCGACGCGCAGAGCAAGGTCGTGGTGCTCCTGACCGACGGCCGGAACAACCGGGGGGAGATCGATCCCTCCACGGCGGCGGCCCTCGCGAAGACCCTCGGGATCCGCGTCTACACGATCGGCGTCGGGACGCGCGGGGAGGCGCCGTACCCGGTCGAGGACCCGATCCTCGGGAAGCGGTACGTGTACCTGCGCGCCGATCTCGACGACGCGTCGCTGACGAGCATCGCCGAGGCGACGGGAGGGAAGTACTTCCGGGCGACCGACCGCGACTCGCTCGTCGAGATCTTCAAGTCGATCGACTCCCTGGAGAAGTCCGACATCAAGGTCCGCCACTACGCCCGGTGGAACGAGCTCTTCCCGTGGCTGCTGTGGCCGGCCGTCGGCCTCGTCGCGCTCGAGCTCACGCTCGCCGGAACGAAGCTGCGGAGGCTTCCCTAG
- the hemW gene encoding radical SAM family heme chaperone HemW produces MPGLYLHLPFCARRCDYCDFYVLVGRDDAKPGFVETLAAEIRRAGAGAVGDERRADTIYFGGGTPSSLAPAGIAALIAACREAFEVAPYAEVTLEANPEGIDRSSLDAWLAAGVNRLSVGVQVLDDDGLRRRGRLHTAAKALDSIDLAHRAGFTNVNADLIAGLPTGDFVEGFGAGLLALLDRRPEHLSVYLFEADKDTPLMRAVRAGSERLPDDDDVAAAYEAACGLTRASGYEQYEIANFSRPGRRSRHNLKYWTGEPYLGFGPAAHSFFRGRRYSAPRDLDAWTASVRAGSPAAEASSDYTLASRESAAREALVLNLRLTEGVDLELFDRMWGTDARAWIRDGAADAIDAGLISLEGARARLTERGMVLANEVFSRLTSA; encoded by the coding sequence GTGCCGGGCCTCTACCTCCACCTCCCTTTCTGCGCGCGCCGCTGCGACTACTGCGACTTCTACGTCCTCGTGGGTCGGGACGACGCGAAGCCCGGCTTTGTCGAAACCCTGGCCGCCGAGATCCGGCGGGCCGGCGCCGGGGCGGTGGGGGATGAGCGGCGCGCCGACACGATCTACTTCGGCGGGGGGACGCCGTCGTCGCTGGCGCCAGCCGGCATCGCGGCGCTCATCGCGGCCTGCCGCGAGGCCTTCGAGGTGGCGCCGTACGCAGAAGTCACGCTCGAGGCCAACCCCGAGGGGATCGATCGCTCGTCGCTCGACGCGTGGCTCGCCGCCGGGGTGAACCGGCTCAGCGTCGGCGTGCAAGTCCTCGACGACGACGGGCTGCGTCGTCGGGGGCGACTCCACACGGCGGCGAAGGCCCTCGACTCGATCGATCTCGCCCACCGCGCGGGGTTCACGAACGTGAACGCCGATCTGATTGCGGGGCTCCCGACGGGGGATTTTGTGGAGGGGTTCGGCGCCGGCCTCCTCGCGCTCCTCGATCGCCGCCCCGAACACCTCAGCGTCTACCTCTTCGAGGCGGACAAGGACACGCCGCTGATGCGCGCGGTGCGCGCCGGGAGCGAGCGCCTTCCCGACGACGACGATGTCGCGGCGGCGTACGAGGCCGCGTGCGGCCTCACGCGCGCCTCCGGGTACGAGCAGTACGAGATCGCGAACTTCAGCCGCCCGGGGCGCCGGTCGCGCCACAACCTCAAGTACTGGACGGGGGAGCCGTACCTCGGCTTCGGCCCGGCGGCGCACTCGTTCTTCCGCGGCCGCCGCTACAGCGCGCCGCGCGATCTTGACGCTTGGACGGCGTCGGTGCGCGCCGGATCGCCGGCGGCGGAGGCCTCCTCCGACTACACGCTCGCCAGCCGTGAGTCCGCGGCTCGTGAGGCGCTCGTTCTGAATTTGCGCCTCACCGAGGGGGTCGATCTCGAGCTCTTCGACCGCATGTGGGGGACCGACGCCCGCGCCTGGATCCGCGACGGCGCAGCGGACGCCATCGACGCCGGGCTCATTTCCCTCGAGGGTGCACGCGCGCGGCTCACCGAGCGCGGGATGGTCCTCGCGAACGAGGTCTTCTCGCGGCTCACCTCAGCTTGA